CCCAGCACCAGGGGGGACAGGGGGGCGTGCTTCACCGCGTCCGTAAAGACGACCCTCGTCTTTTCAAGGTCAAGCCCCCGCGTGCCCCCGAGCACCTCCACCATGACGGTCCGGCCCGATATTTCGAGGACCTCTCCTTCGGCCGGCTCGCCCTCCGGGGGCAGCACGAGCACGGACTCCCCCATCCGGGCAGTGAAGACGTTCTCCAGAAACAGAAGGGGCCCCGCCACCCGCGAGACGGTGCGGTAGGAGTGCTCGGCGTACCTCACGGGGCCTCCTCCTTCATCACCTCATCGAAAGGCTCCCCTTCCTTGAGCCGCTTGAGCCTGAGGTCATGGAGCCTGACCACGTCCCTGAGGATGGAGACGGTCTTCTCGGGAGGCGAGAAGGCGTCCTCGGAGTAGGCGTTTTGCTGGAGGAAGTCCCGGCGAAGGGCCCCGGCTGTCCGGATGGTGAGCCGGTCGGCGTCCTGAAGGCCCTCGAAGCCCACCAGCTCGGTTATCTCGCGCAGAGAGGCCTCCTCCGCGAGTATGTCCATGCAGCGGGAGCGCAGCGACTCCCATCCGGGAAAGGGCCCTTCCTCAAGCCGCCGGGCCAGCTCCCGCTCGTAGAGGGAGTAGCTCTGGGACCAGTTTATGGCCGGGAAATGCCTCTGCTGGGCCAGGGAGGTATCCAGCATGTGGAGCGCCCCGGCGACCCTCTGGCAGGCCTGGGTGACGGGCTCGGTAAAGTCCCCTCCCGGAGGGGAGAGGGAAAGCATCATGGTAAGCGAGCCGGTCCGGCCCGACAGGGTCTCCACCACCCCCGAGCGCTCGAAGAAGTCCGAGAGGCGGGAGCCCAGGTAGGTGGGATACCCCTCCTCCGCGGGCATCTCCCCCAGGGCCGAGGATATCTCCCTCAGGGCCCCCGCCCACCGGGAGAGGCTGTCGGCCAGGAGCAGGACATGGTAGCCCATATCGCGGTAGTACTCGGCCATGGTGACGGCCGTATAGATGGAGGACTCCCGCGCGGCCACCGGCATGTTGGAGGTATTGACCACCATGATGGTGCGCTCCATGAGGGCCCTGCCCGTCCAGGGGTCCTCAAGCCCCGCGAACTCCTCGATGAGCTGGGCCATCTCGTTGCCCCGCTCCCCGCAGCCCACGTAAAGCACGATGTCCACGTCCGCGAACTTGGCTATGCACTGCTCGAGGATGGTCTTGCCCGTGCCGAAGCCCCCGGGCAGGATGGCCGTGCCCCCGCGGGCCACCGGGAAGAGGAAGTCCAGCACCCGCTGCCCGGTGATGAGGGGCTCCGAAGGGGCCAGCTTCCGCCCGAAGGGGCGGGGCTCGCGCACCGGCCACTCGTGGCAGCCGAATATCTCGGTGCCGTCCCGGAGGCGCCCCAGCGGCTCGGAGAGGGGGAGCTCCCCGCCCTGTATCTCCTCTATGACCCCGCCCCTGGGGCTCAGGACGGCGTGCTCCATGCCCCCTTCCTTCGCGGTAAGCAGGACCTCTCCGGGCCTTACCTCGTCGCCTTTGTTTTTACGGGGCTCGAAGAGCCAGGCCTTCTCGAGGTCCAGGGAGGCCACCGCTCCCACCTTGTGGATGAAAGGCCCCCGCCGCTCGTGCAGATACCTGAGGGGCCGCTCCAGCCCGTCGAACATGGTGCCCAGGAGACCCGGCCCGAGGTTCACGGAAAGGGGCTTTCCGGTCCTGACGACGGGCTCTCCCACGGCAAGGCCGCGGGTCTCCTCGTAGACCTGCACCACCGCACCCTCTTCCTCCAGGCGCACCACCTCCCCGGCCAGCATGCCCTCTCCCACGAAGAGCCGCTCGTAGAGCCTCAGCCCCGGGAGGGCCACCGTGACGGTGGCTCCCGATATTGCCGTTACCCTGCCCTTCACAGCTCAACCCTCACGTGATAGCCCACGGCTCGACGGACAAGCTCCTCCAGATACTCCTCGGCCCCTATGCCCGCCCGCTCCGGCGCGGGCAGCACCGTGATGAGGCCTTCCCAGCGGGCCTGAAGCTCGCGCACGGCTCGCTCCCCTATCTTCCTGAAAAGCCTCTCCTCCAGGGCGACCACGCCGGTGTCGGGCTCCGCGACGGCCTCCTCGAGGGCCTTTCCGGCGTCCTTTTCCTCCACGGCCATCTGGCGCACCCCGGCCAGGGCGAAGCCGGGCTTCGCCCCCGGGGGCGTGATGAAGACGATTTTTTTCACAGCACCAGCCCCTCCCTGAGGGGTCCCTCTCCCCGGCGGAGGAGGACCCGGAGGTTTCCTGCCTCCACGCGCCGCCGGAGGAGATAGTAAAATATCCATCCCTCCTCGGAGGCCACCGCCCTCCGGCGGGCCCTCCGGAGAAGGCCGTCCAGGAGAAGGGCTGCCAGGTCGCCCCCCTCCCGGGCGCCCGCGAGCCGCCGGGCCAGGACGAGGACGCCCCCGGGCGAGCCCTCCCCGGCAAGCCTCCGGATTTCCGGGGGCGGGATGCTCCCCCCCTCAAGCACCGTAAGGGGCTCGCCCACCTGCCATCTCAGGTGTTTGTGCAGGGAAAGGAGGTTCCTCTGGTCCACCAGGTACGAGAAGAACCACCCAGGCCATCCCTTCTCGCGGGCGAACGCCGCGAGCAACCCCTCCGCCAGGGCGCGCTCCACCCCCATGAGGCCCCTCTCGGAAAAGGCCCTCCCGAGCGGGGGCTCAAGGCTCATGCACCGGGAGAGGGTTTCCTCCAGGTGCGAAAGTACCGACGGCAGAGGCTCCTCCGAAAGGAGGATGCCTTTTATCTCGCTGCCCAGGAGGCTCTCGGCGAGGGCGGCGGCCGCCCTCTCGCCTTCCGCCTGCACGGCTCGGTACCGGAGGCATATGAAAATCGTTCTCTGCTCCACGGTGAAGAAAAACCGCCAGAACCGCTCCCTCAAGCCCGCGTCCATGCTCTCCCAGGCCCACCGGTACTCCCGGGCCAGAGCACGCGTGACGGCCTCGGGCCCCGATTCTCCATACCTCGCGGCAATCCTTTCCGGCCTCCCGGCGAGGGCCTCCCAGTCCTCGATGAAGTCCGTGCTCCTGGCCTTCGTCCGGGCGAAGAGATAGCCCACGGGATAGTGCCGGTCGGGCAGGTCCAGAAGGAAATGCGGGCCCTTACAGTCTATGTCCGAGGTCCTCCATGAGGGCCGGGAGAAGGCCGTCCCAGGCCCGCTCGAGCCGTTTTTCAAACGTGTTGTCCACCAGTATCCTGCCCTCCCGGGCCTCCGCGCGGAGACCACCTGTAATTCCTTGGTCGGTTGCGACCTCCGCCCGGGGGAACAGCTCCCGCGCCGTCTCCGCGTCCCGGGGGTTTACGGTGACCCTCTCCCACGCAAACTCCGGGACCTCCCGGGCAAGGGCCCGGAATGTCCGGGCATATCCCTTCCCTCGAAGGCCCTCCAGAAGAGAGACCGCCGCCTCGCGGAGGCGGGCTTCGGCCTCGCTTTCGGCATCAAGGGTCAGGTCCCGCACCCTGCCGCTGGCCTCCCCGAGGGCCCTGCTTTCGCTCTCGGCCTTCCTTTGCGCACGGGATGCATCCAGTTCCTCCCCGAGCCGCTTGAGGCGCTCCCTGGATTCCGCACGGAGGGCCTCCGCCTCCTTCTCGGCCTCTTCCCAGAGGGAGTGCACTTTCTCACCGGCCTCCCGCTCCAGGGACTCTATCAGCTCTTTCTTGCCCACTACTCGGCAAAGAGAATCATCGCGGCCACGACGAACCCGAGGATGACCATCGTCTCCGGTATGGCCAAGAGGACGATGACGGTGCCGGTGAGCTCGGGCTTCTCGGCCACCGCTCCGGCGCCCGCCGCGCCGATTCTCGATTGCGCCCACGCGGTGGCCAGCGCGCTTACCCCCACGGCCAGGGCCGCCGCAAGCGCCATCAGGGCTTCTTCCATGTCTCAGCCTCCCTTTCTTGGGGTTTATGCAATGGCTCGAATTTCTTCCCGCCGTGCTCCAGGAACTTGCCGAAGAACTCCACGTAGTGCAGCCTTATGGAATGGATGGCG
The Nitrospirota bacterium DNA segment above includes these coding regions:
- a CDS encoding V-type ATP synthase subunit F, translated to MKKIVFITPPGAKPGFALAGVRQMAVEEKDAGKALEEAVAEPDTGVVALEERLFRKIGERAVRELQARWEGLITVLPAPERAGIGAEEYLEELVRRAVGYHVRVEL
- a CDS encoding ATPase; this translates as MEEALMALAAALAVGVSALATAWAQSRIGAAGAGAVAEKPELTGTVIVLLAIPETMVILGFVVAAMILFAE
- a CDS encoding V-type ATP synthase subunit A, producing the protein MKGRVTAISGATVTVALPGLRLYERLFVGEGMLAGEVVRLEEEGAVVQVYEETRGLAVGEPVVRTGKPLSVNLGPGLLGTMFDGLERPLRYLHERRGPFIHKVGAVASLDLEKAWLFEPRKNKGDEVRPGEVLLTAKEGGMEHAVLSPRGGVIEEIQGGELPLSEPLGRLRDGTEIFGCHEWPVREPRPFGRKLAPSEPLITGQRVLDFLFPVARGGTAILPGGFGTGKTILEQCIAKFADVDIVLYVGCGERGNEMAQLIEEFAGLEDPWTGRALMERTIMVVNTSNMPVAARESSIYTAVTMAEYYRDMGYHVLLLADSLSRWAGALREISSALGEMPAEEGYPTYLGSRLSDFFERSGVVETLSGRTGSLTMMLSLSPPGGDFTEPVTQACQRVAGALHMLDTSLAQQRHFPAINWSQSYSLYERELARRLEEGPFPGWESLRSRCMDILAEEASLREITELVGFEGLQDADRLTIRTAGALRRDFLQQNAYSEDAFSPPEKTVSILRDVVRLHDLRLKRLKEGEPFDEVMKEEAP
- a CDS encoding V-type ATP synthase subunit E family protein, with the protein product MGKKELIESLEREAGEKVHSLWEEAEKEAEALRAESRERLKRLGEELDASRAQRKAESESRALGEASGRVRDLTLDAESEAEARLREAAVSLLEGLRGKGYARTFRALAREVPEFAWERVTVNPRDAETARELFPRAEVATDQGITGGLRAEAREGRILVDNTFEKRLERAWDGLLPALMEDLGHRL